A genomic region of Equus caballus isolate H_3958 breed thoroughbred chromosome 1, TB-T2T, whole genome shotgun sequence contains the following coding sequences:
- the LOC100629685 gene encoding uncharacterized protein: protein MQIFRRELLWGRSRSWAGNRVNQGLGSAGPGSTGRGFSEDQAQSTSVCHGNQRSGQREWWLRGRDPSSLPQTLSRDFAARLFPERAWWPTVESFRWTQPSRKMQPSLLAGRCPSALVASLFGSGSPQPMASHRSAASLSTSSSVAASNKLMMSSNQIATVINVSVEAENTLYKDIQYVQVPVAKAPITGLCDFPGPMAERTHRVEVSLWLCLATSGNTSHHPAGYPCLGEAVPATILPSNGFREQLIHYESQLFGKHTAHIVNSLMGVIPDVYEKEVCLTAAKQGAILTSPGSGAGRRGSAVDATPRSEPEHSILVDNRKSDDGFYKGKKKGRVAAGFNLIIRIFEE from the coding sequence ATGCAGATTTTTCGCCGAGAGCTGCTGTGGGGCAGGTCGCGATCGTGGGCAGGGAACCGAGTGAACCAGGGTCTGGGCAGTGCCGGGCCAGGGAGCACAGGCCGGGGCTTCTCCGAAGACCAGGCACAGTCAACGAGCGTCTGCCACGGAAACCAGAGGTCGGGCCAGCGGGAATGGTGGCTCCGAGGTCGTGACCCATCTTCTCTCCCCCAGACCCTTTCCCGAGACTTCGCTGCACGGCTGTTCCCTGAACGAGCATGGTGGCCGACAGTTGAGAGTTTTCGCTGGACTCAGCCCAGCAGAAAGATGCAGCCCTCGCTCCTGGCTGGCCGCTGCCCCTCCGCCTTGGTGGCCTCCTTGTTCGGTTCCGGCAGCCCTCAGCCGATGGCCTCTCACAGATCAGCAGCAAGCCTGTCTACCAGCAGCAGTGTGGCCGCCAGCAACAAGCTCATGATGTCCAGCAACCAGATCGCCACGGTCATCAATGTCTCGGTGGAGGCAGAGAACACCTTATACAAGGACATCCAGTACGTGCAGGTACCTGTGGCCAAGGCACCCATCACCGGCCTTTGCGACTTCCCGGGCCCTATGGCTGAGCGCACCCACCGTGTGGAGGTGAGCCTGTGGCTCTGCCTTGCCACCTCTGGAAACACCAGCCACCACCCTGCTGGATACCCATGCCTGGGCGAAGCCGTGCCAGCCACCATCTTGCCCAGCAACGGCTTTCGGGAGCAGCTCATCCACTACGAATCCCAGCTGTTTGGCAAGCACACTGCGCACATAGTCAACTCCCTGATGGGCGTGATCCCTGACGTCTATGAGAAGGAGGTCTGTTTGACGGCAGCCAAGCAAGGAGCCATCCTGACCAGTCCCGGCTCCGGCGCTGGGAGGCGCGGATCGGCCGTTGACGCTACACCAAGATCTGAACCTGAACATTCTATTTTAGTTGATAACAGAAAATCAGATGATGGCTTTTATAAGGGCAAGAAGAAAGGGAGGGTGGCTGCAGGTTTTAACCTTATAATCCGTATCTTTGAAGAATAA